In a single window of the Biomphalaria glabrata chromosome 13, xgBioGlab47.1, whole genome shotgun sequence genome:
- the LOC106056054 gene encoding myeloid leukemia factor 1-like isoform X1: MGKTKKSKERTKKLVEISDSDSDEDSGSDDLFGHHEHLRQMNQMFRDPFAGFGGGLMAIDDGSRSNSRRQQQQAQNMQVAQQGLFMDPFAHFGSMFSNMRSMMSDMHRAFEQTANDPNAHVYQHSSVMTYSNTGRGAPKVYQASTSTMQGPGGVKETRKAVRDSETGLEKCAVGHHIKDRAHIIERSRNTRTGEEDENQELINLDEDEAQPFDQEYQDKWRSTMRGIDQRRRVERSRYAPVGDSTHRSRHAALPEPPESRRNRKSSNRKD, translated from the exons AtgggaaaaactaaaaaaagcaaagaaaggACCAAAAAATTGGTTGAAATTTCCGATTCCGACTCAGATGAAGACTCCGGGAGTGATGATCTTTT tGGTCACCATGAACATTTGAGACAGATGAACCAAATGTTCAGAGATCCTTTTGCTGGATTTGGTGGTGGCCTTATGGCCATTGATGATGGTTCCAGATCAAACAGCAGACGACAGCAGCAGCAGGCTCAGAATATGCAGGTGGCACAACAAGGACTATTTATGGATCCTTTTGCACATTTTGGTTCGATGTTCTCAAACATGAGATCTATGATGAGTGACATGCACAGAGCCTTT GAGCAGACTGCTAATGATCCCAATGCTCATGTATATCAACATTCCTCTGTGATGACATATTCCAACACTGGAAGAGGTGCACCAAAAGTTTACCAAGCCTCGACTTCTACAATGCAAGGTCCAGGAGGA GTTAAAGAGACAAGAAAAGCAGTAAGAGATTCAGAAACTGGTTTAGAAAAGTGTGCAGTAGGCCACCATATAAAAGACAGAGCTCACATCATTGAGCGAAGTAGAAACACCAGGACAGGAGAGGAAGATGAAAATCAAGAGCTTATTAATTTGGATGAAG aTGAAGCTCAGCCTTTTGATCAAGAATATCAAGATAAATGGCGCAGCACTATGAGGGGAATAGATCAGAGACGTAGAGTGGAAAGATCTAGATATGCTCCAGTGGGTGACTCAACACACCGTTCTCGCCATGCAGCGCTGCCTGAGCCACCA
- the LOC106056054 gene encoding myeloid leukemia factor 1-like isoform X2, with product MLGSSLFDDPFFTGHHEHLRQMNQMFRDPFAGFGGGLMAIDDGSRSNSRRQQQQAQNMQVAQQGLFMDPFAHFGSMFSNMRSMMSDMHRAFEQTANDPNAHVYQHSSVMTYSNTGRGAPKVYQASTSTMQGPGGVKETRKAVRDSETGLEKCAVGHHIKDRAHIIERSRNTRTGEEDENQELINLDEDEAQPFDQEYQDKWRSTMRGIDQRRRVERSRYAPVGDSTHRSRHAALPEPPESRRNRKSSNRKD from the exons ATGCTTGGCTCATCATTGTTTGACGATCCCTTTTTTAC tGGTCACCATGAACATTTGAGACAGATGAACCAAATGTTCAGAGATCCTTTTGCTGGATTTGGTGGTGGCCTTATGGCCATTGATGATGGTTCCAGATCAAACAGCAGACGACAGCAGCAGCAGGCTCAGAATATGCAGGTGGCACAACAAGGACTATTTATGGATCCTTTTGCACATTTTGGTTCGATGTTCTCAAACATGAGATCTATGATGAGTGACATGCACAGAGCCTTT GAGCAGACTGCTAATGATCCCAATGCTCATGTATATCAACATTCCTCTGTGATGACATATTCCAACACTGGAAGAGGTGCACCAAAAGTTTACCAAGCCTCGACTTCTACAATGCAAGGTCCAGGAGGA GTTAAAGAGACAAGAAAAGCAGTAAGAGATTCAGAAACTGGTTTAGAAAAGTGTGCAGTAGGCCACCATATAAAAGACAGAGCTCACATCATTGAGCGAAGTAGAAACACCAGGACAGGAGAGGAAGATGAAAATCAAGAGCTTATTAATTTGGATGAAG aTGAAGCTCAGCCTTTTGATCAAGAATATCAAGATAAATGGCGCAGCACTATGAGGGGAATAGATCAGAGACGTAGAGTGGAAAGATCTAGATATGCTCCAGTGGGTGACTCAACACACCGTTCTCGCCATGCAGCGCTGCCTGAGCCACCA